The following coding sequences are from one Gemmatimonadota bacterium window:
- a CDS encoding FAD-binding oxidoreductase: MRAPVFRGIWRDDPRARAAYSEGAGIYRIVLRSVAVPPTTQALVDLVRWAGEHQVPLVPRGAGSGMPGGNVGDGVVVDLTALDGAPVAVDQVALLATTGAAVSLGVLAEAAGRVGLRMPVDPSSARWATVGGVVGTNAAPVPGR, encoded by the coding sequence ATGCGGGCTCCGGTATTCCGAGGGATCTGGCGCGACGATCCGCGAGCCCGGGCGGCCTATTCGGAAGGGGCGGGGATCTACCGCATCGTGCTCCGGTCCGTGGCGGTTCCTCCCACCACCCAGGCGCTGGTCGACCTGGTTCGATGGGCCGGGGAACATCAGGTACCCCTCGTCCCGCGTGGCGCGGGCAGCGGAATGCCCGGGGGCAACGTGGGTGACGGTGTGGTGGTCGACTTGACGGCGCTCGACGGGGCCCCGGTCGCCGTCGACCAAGTCGCTCTGCTCGCCACGACGGGGGCGGCGGTCTCGCTCGGCGTCTTGGCCGAGGCGGCGGGACGGGTTGGGCTTCGGATGCCGGTCGATCCGTCGAGTGCGCGATGGGCCACCGTGGGCGGGGTCGTCGGGACGAACGCCGCGCCGGTGCCCGGACGGTGA
- a CDS encoding FAD-binding oxidoreductase, producing MKYGSVRRWVEGLTMVTADAEVVRLDRGVKPADSAMAQVFRQIKRAFDPSGVLNPGVKFDFGAGEPPIRSLKVGSRAAPIPADIAAGLRRLEQGAGYDSSRLDLADDPL from the coding sequence GTGAAATACGGATCAGTTCGTCGCTGGGTCGAGGGCCTGACCATGGTCACCGCCGATGCCGAAGTCGTCCGGCTCGATCGGGGCGTCAAACCAGCCGACTCCGCCATGGCCCAGGTCTTCCGGCAGATCAAGCGGGCCTTCGATCCGAGCGGGGTTTTGAATCCGGGTGTCAAGTTCGATTTCGGCGCCGGCGAACCCCCGATCCGCTCCCTCAAAGTGGGCAGCCGCGCCGCGCCGATACCAGCCGACATCGCGGCTGGTCTCCGGCGCCTGGAACAGGGGGCCGGGTATGATTCGTCCCGCCTTGACCTGGCGGACGATCCGCTTTGA
- a CDS encoding thymidylate synthase, with amino-acid sequence MRAYLDLLTLLLERGRPKTDRTGTGTLSVFGHQMRFDLAAGFPLLTTKKVHTKSIIHELLWFLRGGTNTKYLKDHGVSIWDEWADPDGNLGPIYGYQWRSWPAAGGGTIDQIAEAVRQIRETPDSRRIIVSAWNPADIPKMALAPCHALFQFYVVDDRLSCQLYQRSADVFLGVPFNIASYALLTAMMAQVTGLVPGEFIHTFGDAHLYSNHVDQARLQLTRDPRPLPTLRLNPNITSIFDFSFEDIAIEAYTPHPAILAPIAI; translated from the coding sequence ATGCGGGCTTACCTTGATCTCCTGACGCTACTGCTTGAGCGCGGTCGGCCCAAAACCGACCGCACTGGCACCGGTACGCTGAGCGTGTTCGGCCACCAGATGCGGTTTGACCTGGCGGCCGGGTTTCCGCTGCTGACCACGAAGAAGGTCCACACCAAGTCGATCATCCATGAGCTGTTGTGGTTCCTGCGCGGGGGCACCAATACCAAGTATCTGAAGGACCATGGCGTGTCGATTTGGGACGAGTGGGCCGATCCCGATGGCAATTTGGGTCCTATATATGGTTATCAGTGGCGCTCCTGGCCGGCGGCCGGCGGCGGCACCATCGACCAGATTGCCGAGGCCGTTCGCCAAATTCGGGAGACCCCCGATTCCCGCCGGATCATCGTGAGCGCCTGGAATCCGGCCGACATTCCGAAGATGGCGCTCGCCCCCTGCCACGCGTTGTTCCAATTCTATGTGGTCGATGACCGGCTTAGTTGCCAACTCTACCAGCGGAGCGCCGACGTCTTCCTGGGCGTTCCCTTCAACATCGCCTCCTATGCCCTGCTCACCGCCATGATGGCCCAAGTCACCGGCCTCGTGCCCGGGGAGTTCATCCATACCTTCGGCGACGCCCACCTCTACAGCAACCACGTCGACCAAGCGAGGCTCCAACTCACCCGCGACCCTCGTCCGCTCCCCACCCTCCGGCTCAACCCAAACATCACCTCGATCTTCGACTTCTCCTTCGAAGACATCGCCATCGAAGCCTACACCCCCCACCCCGCCATCCTCGCCCCGATCGCCATATGA
- a CDS encoding dihydrofolate reductase translates to MTTRRAPSAERRVPSLSLVAAVAENRVIGRAGGLPWRLPDDLKFFKQLTTGHTVIMGRKTFDEVRRPLPNRRNVVISRDPSFRPDGVTVVPSLEQALALGATEDEVFVIGGGEIYRLALPGADRLYLTVVHASVEGDTYFPDFDRTAWTLDDEVFHPADERHSMSFSFQTYSRVGSAT, encoded by the coding sequence ATGACCACCCGCCGAGCGCCGAGCGCCGAGCGCCGAGTGCCGAGCCTCTCCCTCGTCGCGGCCGTCGCCGAAAACCGAGTCATCGGCCGGGCCGGCGGACTACCCTGGCGCCTGCCCGATGATCTCAAATTCTTCAAGCAGCTCACGACCGGCCACACGGTCATCATGGGGCGAAAGACCTTTGATGAGGTGAGGCGGCCGCTGCCGAACCGGCGGAATGTGGTGATCTCTCGGGACCCCTCGTTTCGCCCGGATGGCGTGACGGTGGTGCCGAGTCTCGAGCAGGCGCTGGCGTTGGGGGCAACCGAGGACGAGGTCTTCGTGATCGGCGGAGGCGAGATCTATCGGTTAGCGCTGCCGGGAGCCGACCGGCTCTATCTCACGGTCGTTCACGCCTCGGTCGAAGGTGATACGTACTTCCCGGACTTCGATCGGACGGCTTGGACGCTCGACGATGAGGTCTTCCACCCCGCCGATGAGCGCCACTCGATGAGTTTTTCCTTCCAAACCTACTCCCGCGTCGGTTCGGCTACTTGA
- a CDS encoding D-alanine--D-alanine ligase: MFLTLVVRSRLPHHESPLQGEPLAVRIGFAFNLKPSTPSVEAPASPSPAVPPAPAKFSARSLRSDLPQPDLYAEWDEPETIDAVEKALSGLGKVIRLEADADFPRKVMAARPDFVFNIAEGLYGVNREAHVPSICEFLGIPYHASDPLTLSLSLHKGRAKEVLAYHGVPTAPFIVANSRADARNVTLPFPLFAKPALEGSSKGITTRSLCANRAKLVSVVGDLLEVYEEPVLIETYLPGQEFTVAIIGNGREARCLPIVGMKFDELPLNAPPIYGYEAKWLWDTPDRPLELFECPAQVDKELARDIRSVALSTYRILGCRDWARVDVRCDAAGRPMVVEVNPLPGILPNPADNSCFPKAARAAGMSYDTLIQTVADIAWRRISGKSLLAKVAA; this comes from the coding sequence ATGTTTCTTACTTTAGTGGTGCGTAGTCGCTTGCCACACCACGAAAGCCCTTTGCAAGGAGAACCTTTGGCGGTCCGAATTGGGTTCGCGTTCAATCTCAAGCCTTCCACCCCGAGCGTCGAAGCTCCTGCTTCTCCGTCTCCGGCAGTTCCACCAGCGCCGGCCAAGTTCTCGGCCCGGTCGCTCCGCTCCGATCTCCCGCAGCCCGATCTTTACGCTGAGTGGGACGAGCCCGAGACCATCGATGCGGTCGAAAAGGCCCTGTCAGGCCTGGGGAAGGTCATTCGGCTCGAGGCCGACGCTGATTTCCCTCGGAAGGTCATGGCGGCTCGCCCAGACTTCGTCTTCAACATAGCCGAAGGCCTCTACGGGGTGAATCGCGAGGCGCACGTCCCGTCGATCTGCGAGTTCCTCGGGATTCCCTACCACGCCTCCGATCCGCTGACCTTGAGCCTGTCGTTGCATAAGGGCCGGGCCAAGGAGGTGCTGGCGTATCATGGCGTGCCGACGGCTCCGTTCATCGTGGCCAACTCCCGGGCTGACGCCCGGAACGTCACCCTCCCGTTCCCGCTCTTCGCCAAGCCGGCGCTGGAGGGGTCGAGTAAGGGGATCACCACCCGGAGCCTCTGTGCCAATCGGGCCAAGCTGGTCTCGGTGGTCGGCGACCTCCTCGAGGTCTATGAGGAACCGGTCCTGATCGAGACCTACTTGCCGGGGCAAGAGTTCACGGTGGCGATCATCGGGAACGGCCGCGAAGCCCGCTGCCTCCCGATCGTCGGGATGAAGTTCGATGAACTGCCGCTCAACGCCCCGCCGATCTATGGCTACGAAGCGAAGTGGCTCTGGGATACCCCGGATCGGCCGCTTGAGTTGTTCGAGTGCCCGGCCCAGGTCGACAAAGAACTGGCCCGGGACATCCGGAGCGTGGCGCTCTCGACCTACCGGATCTTGGGCTGCCGTGATTGGGCCCGGGTCGACGTCCGGTGCGATGCCGCCGGGCGCCCGATGGTCGTCGAGGTGAATCCGCTGCCCGGGATTCTGCCGAACCCGGCCGATAACTCGTGCTTCCCGAAGGCCGCCCGGGCCGCCGGGATGTCCTATGATACGCTGATCCAGACCGTGGCCGACATCGCCTGGCGCCGGATCAGCGGCAAGTCCCTCTTGGCCAAGGTGGCTGCTTGA
- a CDS encoding D-alanine--D-alanine ligase has translation MRIGVVYDAGSGDWDPKDVAAVLLNVRTVQKALRAGGHVTTLIPVTLGDVRWLQKVQRCDAVFNLCEGVNGIARYEDYAVAALDLTRVPFTGCNSWTVTIAHRKHIANTLFAASGVPVPPFVLAKRGTVPDGLMFPVIVKPSGEDASVGIDSGSVCTTKKALKERLAKVAGLWEDTLIQEYVPGREVNVGFVGSEMLPISEINFQKMPPGSWPIVTYAAKWDDGSPEDLGTIPMCPAPLGPVLAEKVASVARLAWQVIGSEMGYGRVDIRIAPNGEPYVLEVNPNPDISVDAGLARMARVRGWDYTTLIQKVVDEALDRAERRRVAEAQYLKVSV, from the coding sequence TTGAGGATTGGGGTTGTCTACGACGCCGGCAGCGGCGACTGGGATCCGAAAGATGTCGCCGCGGTGCTTCTTAACGTCCGGACCGTGCAGAAAGCGCTCCGGGCCGGCGGCCATGTCACCACCCTGATCCCGGTTACCCTCGGCGACGTGCGCTGGCTCCAGAAGGTCCAACGCTGCGATGCCGTCTTCAATCTCTGCGAAGGGGTCAACGGGATCGCCCGGTATGAGGACTATGCCGTTGCCGCGCTCGATCTGACCCGGGTCCCGTTCACCGGTTGTAACTCGTGGACCGTCACGATCGCCCACCGAAAACACATTGCGAACACCCTGTTCGCCGCGTCCGGGGTGCCGGTACCGCCGTTCGTGCTGGCCAAGCGGGGCACCGTGCCGGACGGGCTGATGTTCCCGGTCATCGTCAAGCCGTCGGGTGAGGATGCGAGCGTCGGGATCGACTCCGGGTCGGTCTGCACTACCAAGAAGGCTCTCAAGGAGCGGTTGGCCAAGGTGGCGGGCCTTTGGGAGGACACCCTGATCCAGGAGTATGTGCCGGGCCGGGAGGTCAATGTTGGTTTCGTCGGGTCCGAAATGCTGCCGATTTCGGAGATCAACTTTCAGAAGATGCCGCCGGGGAGTTGGCCGATCGTGACCTACGCGGCCAAGTGGGATGACGGGAGCCCAGAAGATCTCGGGACCATCCCGATGTGTCCGGCGCCCTTAGGCCCCGTGTTAGCCGAGAAGGTCGCGTCGGTGGCCCGGTTGGCCTGGCAGGTTATCGGTTCGGAAATGGGTTATGGCCGGGTCGACATTCGGATTGCGCCGAACGGCGAGCCTTATGTGCTCGAGGTCAATCCCAATCCTGACATCTCGGTGGATGCCGGCCTGGCCCGGATGGCCCGGGTTCGCGGCTGGGACTACACCACGCTGATTCAAAAAGTCGTCGACGAAGCCCTCGATCGTGCCGAGCGCCGGCGGGTTGCCGAAGCGCAGTACCTCAAAGTCTCAGTCTGA